Proteins from one Pithys albifrons albifrons isolate INPA30051 chromosome 2, PitAlb_v1, whole genome shotgun sequence genomic window:
- the LOC139668685 gene encoding glutathione S-transferase A4-like, with protein sequence MSGKPRLTYLNGRGRMEPIRWLLAAAGVEFEEVFLQTKEQYDKLIKDGFLLFQQVPLVEIDGMKMVQTRAILSYIAGKYNLYGKDLKERALIDMYVEGISDLMQMILMFPFSPPDAKEKNLDSIKEKATNRYFPVFEKVLKQHGQDFLVGNKFSWADVQLIEAILAVEEKIPAVLSGFPQLQAFKTKMSNMPTIKKFLQPGSPRKPPPDDHYVETVMKVFKR encoded by the exons ATGTCGGGGAAGCCCAGGCTTACCTACTTGAATGGAAGGGGGCGAATGGAGCCCATCCGATGGCTGTTGGCAGCAGCTGGCGTGGAG tttGAAGAGGTTTTTTTGCAAACAAAAGAGCAATATGACAAGTTAATCAAAG ATGGCTTCCTGCTGTTCCAGCAAGTACCTCTGGTTGAGATTGATGGGATGAAGATGGTGCAGACCAGAGCCATCCTCAGCTACATAGCAGGGAAATATAATCTCTATGGGAAAGACTTGAAAGAGAGAGCCCT GATTGACATGTATGTGGAAGGAATATCTGATCTGATGCAAATGATTTTGatgtttcctttctctccacctgatgcaaaggagaaaaatcttgACTCAATTAAGGAGAAAGCAACTAATAGATACTTTCCAGTCTTTGAAAAG GTTTTGAAACAACATGGCCAAGACTTTCTCGTGGGCAACAAATTCAGCTGGGCAGATGTTCAGCTAATTGAAGCCATTTTAGCAGTGGAGGAGAaaattcctgctgtgctgtcaggGTTTCCTCAGTTGCAG gcatttaaaaccaaaatgagcAATATGCCTACAATTAAGAAGTTCCTGCAGCCTGGAAGCCCAAGGAAACCTCCACCAGATGACCATTATGTAGAAACTGTGATGAAAGTTTTTAAGAGATGA
- the LOC139668686 gene encoding glutathione S-transferase 3 translates to MSKKPKLYYFNGRGKMEPIRWLLAAAGVEFEEEFLETRDQYEKLLQDGSLLFQQVPMVEIDGMRMVQTRAILSYIAAKHNLYGKDLKERALIDMYVGGTEDLMGFILMFPFLSAEDKEKQRAFIVQKATSRYFPAYEKVLKDHGQDFLVGNNFSWADVHLLEAILMVEEKKSDVLSGFPQLQAFKARISSIPTIKKFLEPGSQRKPVPDDKYVETVRRVLRMYYDVKAN, encoded by the exons ATgtccaaaaaaccaaaactttaCTACTTTAATGGAAGAGGGAAGATGGAGCCCATTCGTTGGTTGTTGGCTGCAGCTGGGGTCGAG TTTGAAGAAGAGTTTTTGGAAACCCGAGATCAGTATGAGAAGCTCCTGCAAG ATGGATCCCTGCTGTTTCAGCAAGTGCCCATGGTAGAGATTGACGGGATGAGGATGGTGCAGACCAGAGCCATCCTGAGCTACATAGCAGCAAAGCACAACCTCTATGGGAAGGACCTGAAGGAAAGAGCCCT GATTGATATGTACGTTGGAGGAACTGAGGACCTTATGGGCTTCATTTTGATGTTCCCTTTCTTATCGGCTGAGGATAAAGAGAAACAACGTGCTTTTATTGTTCAAAAGGCAACAAGCAGGTATTTCCCAGCATATGAAAAG GTTTTGAAAGACCATGGGCAGGATTTTCTTGTTGGCAACAATTTTAGCTGGGCAGATGTTCATCTTCTTGAAGCCATTTTGATGGTAGAAGAGAAGAAGTCAGATGTGCTCTCAGGCTTTCCTCAATTACAG GCATTTAAAGCAAGGATAAGCAGCATCCCCACAATAAAGAAATTCCTAGAGCCAGGAAGCCAGAGGAAACCTGTTCCTGATGATAAATACGTGGAGACTGTGAGAAGAGTTCTGCGCATGTATTATGATGTGAAAGCGAATTAG